A stretch of DNA from Actinomycetes bacterium:
CGTACTTGGCCAGCGCGCCCTGCTGGCGGCCGTCGGCTCCCCGGTCGATGGCGTCGGCCATCTGGTACACGAGCAGGCGGGCCTGCGTCAGCTCGGCCAGGGTGTCGACGACCATCCCCTGGACGTACTGGTTGGCGCCGATCTTGCGGCCGAACGCCTCGCGGACCTTGGCGTACTCGAGCATGCGGTCGTACAGGTGCTGGGCGGTGCCGAGCGCCATCGACGCGATCGAGATCCGGCCGCCGTTGATCCACTTCATGGCCGAGTAGAAGCCGTAGCCCTCCTTGCCGAGGACGGCGTCGTCGCCGACCCGGCAGTCGGTGAAGACCAGCTCGGCCTGGTTCTCGTCGTACATCGTCCGCTGCCTGCGGCCGACCTCGAAACCGGGGGTGTCGGCGTCGACCAGGAAGCAGGTGATGCCGCCTTTGGCCCCGAGGCCCGGCTCCGTGACCGCGAACAGGATCACGTAGTCGGCCTGGGCGCCGTGGGTGATGAAGTGCTTGCGCCCGTTGATCACCCAGCCGCCGTCGACCCGCTCGGCCCGGGTGCGGATCCTGGTCGCGTCGGAGCCGGCGTCGGGCTCGGTGAGCGCGAAGCAGGCCTCCCGCTCGGCCCGCATCGTCGGCTGGAGGTACCGCTCCTGCTGGGCCGGCGTGCCGTCGAGCAGGATGGGCGTCGGGCCCTCGACGCTGGGCAGCACGCCGCCGGCCATGGACAGCAGCAGGCCGTGCCGGTGGCACTCCTCCATGCACAGGGCCAGGCCGAGGTGGCCGACGCCGGCCCCGCCGCACGACTCGGGCATGAACAGGGTGTAGAAGCCCTCGGCGGCCGAGCGCTTGCGCAGCGCCTTGCGCTCCTGCTCGAACGCGATGAACGTGCCCGTCTCGCCGATCTCCTGCGCGTACATCGCCTCCTTGGGCGCCACCTCACGCTGGATGAACGAGCGGACCGCCGCGCGCAACGCGACCAGCTCCTCGGGGAGTTGCACGACACTCATGGACACCCTCGCTCTCGTCCGTCAGCCGCGGCTGGGCTCGCCTGAAGCGCGCAAGGCCCACTCCGGGTGAGGCGCGCAAGGTCAATGTAGCCGCCCAGGCAGCGGCGCGACAGTGCCGGCGCCGTGGCCCCTGGCGCAGCTTGTGACAGGCGCTTCCCGGGCCGATACCGTGTGCCCATGTCCTGGAAGGCGAAGATCGCGCTGGCGATGGCGGTAGCCCTCCCCAGCGTCGTGCTCCGGGTGACCGGCACCCACCTCGAAGACGTGCCGGCCCTGCTGGTGTTCGGCGGCGCGGTGGTGACGGCCGCGTTCCTGCTGGCGTGGGCAGCGGAGGCGGCCGAGGTCGACATCTCGGGCAACCTGGCCGTGGCCATCCTGGCCCTGATCGCGGTCCTGCCCGAGTTCGCCGTCGACCTGTACTTCGCCTTCACCGCCGGGAGCAAGCCGCACTACGCCGCCTACGCGGCGGCCAACATGACCGGCAGCAACCGCCTCCTGATCGGCTTCGGCTGGTCGATGGCGGCCCTGGTGTTCATCCTGGGCGCCAGGCGCCGAGGCGAGCGGGTCAAGGGCGAGCGGATCAGGGAGGTCGTGCTCGAGCCCCAGCGCCGCATCGAGCTGGGATTCCTGG
This window harbors:
- a CDS encoding acyl-CoA dehydrogenase family protein is translated as MSVVQLPEELVALRAAVRSFIQREVAPKEAMYAQEIGETGTFIAFEQERKALRKRSAAEGFYTLFMPESCGGAGVGHLGLALCMEECHRHGLLLSMAGGVLPSVEGPTPILLDGTPAQQERYLQPTMRAEREACFALTEPDAGSDATRIRTRAERVDGGWVINGRKHFITHGAQADYVILFAVTEPGLGAKGGITCFLVDADTPGFEVGRRQRTMYDENQAELVFTDCRVGDDAVLGKEGYGFYSAMKWINGGRISIASMALGTAQHLYDRMLEYAKVREAFGRKIGANQYVQGMVVDTLAELTQARLLVYQMADAIDRGADGRQQGALAKYVATEMVGRVADRAIQVFGGNGYMTEMGIERWARFVRGMRLYEGTSEILKTNVARTLGLPS